In one window of Macrobrachium rosenbergii isolate ZJJX-2024 chromosome 27, ASM4041242v1, whole genome shotgun sequence DNA:
- the LOC136853478 gene encoding uncharacterized protein isoform X1 — translation MLVEVSISLMLLLNGIVASSEDDLRTNDYTKEEEEEGRYIYINPDASFTLGALLNMPLALAIPSLKFRTYVGYIPTDSVDSTSSYVRSFSRALHLEDAEQEEEGRSNLYLYDDPYYSSQTAKIRAYFSYMQVEEEECQEKILCQLASDPETYYPMSDIFLRQLFPHHGPVKEDLNNRFWRYLSASKVGILSDSEDCRKLYRKCPLELKKIVNIGVLRVWQAVSKVITIKFID, via the exons ATGTTAGTGGAGGTCTCAATTTCTCTGATGTTGCTGTTGAATGGGATTGTTGCAAGTTCAGAGGATGATTTGAGGACCAACGATtatactaaagaagaagaagaagaaggccgaTACATCTACATCAATCCAGATGCTTCTTTTACTCTTG GCGCCCTTCTCAATATGCCATTGGCCCTGGCCATACCGTCCTTGAAGTTCCGCACGTATGTAGGCTACATTCCGACGGATTCAGTGGATTCGACTTCGTCCTATGTGAGGTCATTTTCGAGAGCCTTACATCTGGAAGATGCTGAGCAAGAAGAGGAAGGGAGATCAAACCTCTACTTATATGACGATCCTTACTACTCGTCTCAGACCGCCAAGATAAGGGCGTACTTCTCCTATATGCAG GTAGAAGAAGAGGAGTGCCAGGAGAAAATACTCTGCCAACTGGCCAGTGACCCTGAGACGTACTATCCAATGTCAGACATTTTTCTCAGACAACTTTT tCCCCATCATGGACCGGTAAAAGAGGACCTTAACAATAGATTTTGGAGATATCTCTCTGCTTCTAAAGTGGGCATCTTGTCTGATAGTGAAGACTGCAG GAAATTGTACAGGAAGTGTCCCTTAGAACTGAAGAAGATCGTCAATATCGGTGTGCTGAGAGTATGGCAGGCTGTCAGCAAAGTAATAACCATCAAGTTCATTGACTAG
- the LOC136853478 gene encoding uncharacterized protein isoform X2, producing MPLALAIPSLKFRTYVGYIPTDSVDSTSSYVRSFSRALHLEDAEQEEEGRSNLYLYDDPYYSSQTAKIRAYFSYMQVEEEECQEKILCQLASDPETYYPMSDIFLRQLFPHHGPVKEDLNNRFWRYLSASKVGILSDSEDCRKLYRKCPLELKKIVNIGVLRVWQAVSKVITIKFID from the exons ATGCCATTGGCCCTGGCCATACCGTCCTTGAAGTTCCGCACGTATGTAGGCTACATTCCGACGGATTCAGTGGATTCGACTTCGTCCTATGTGAGGTCATTTTCGAGAGCCTTACATCTGGAAGATGCTGAGCAAGAAGAGGAAGGGAGATCAAACCTCTACTTATATGACGATCCTTACTACTCGTCTCAGACCGCCAAGATAAGGGCGTACTTCTCCTATATGCAG GTAGAAGAAGAGGAGTGCCAGGAGAAAATACTCTGCCAACTGGCCAGTGACCCTGAGACGTACTATCCAATGTCAGACATTTTTCTCAGACAACTTTT tCCCCATCATGGACCGGTAAAAGAGGACCTTAACAATAGATTTTGGAGATATCTCTCTGCTTCTAAAGTGGGCATCTTGTCTGATAGTGAAGACTGCAG GAAATTGTACAGGAAGTGTCCCTTAGAACTGAAGAAGATCGTCAATATCGGTGTGCTGAGAGTATGGCAGGCTGTCAGCAAAGTAATAACCATCAAGTTCATTGACTAG